DNA sequence from the Candidatus Latescibacter sp. genome:
TAGCGGTCAGACTTACATCAGCCTTTCTGATTCAATTGATTCATATAATCAGTGCTGGATAAGATACAGCAATAATACATTCAGTGTTGTTTTGGGATATGAGGACTGGCCGGTGGTATCAGTCACATGGTTCGGCTCAAAGGCATTTGCGGAGTATTACGGATGGGATCTGCCGCGCGAGGCCGAATGGGAGTATGCTTGCCGGAGCGGGCAATCTTATAAATACGGTACGAATGATGGAAAGATCAGCAGTTTTCAGGCAAATTATGATTATTATGGGAGTGTAGGTCCATATCATCCTGTGATAGTGGGGAGTTACCGTTCGAATTCCTTTGGCCTGGGCGATATGAGCGGAAATGTCTGGGAATGGTGCAGCGACTGGTACGGAGTTTATGACACATTGGCTGCTACTGATCCTACAGGCCCGCAAAGCGGGGCTTTAAAGGTGATCCGAGGAGGCGGCTGGTATGGTACAGATTGGGTTTGCCGGTCTACATATCGTTCTCCTTACACTCCGGGGATCGGGAGCCTCATGATAGGGTTCCGGGTGGTCAGCCGTCAGCTTTGAAAGAGGTTTGAAATGAAGAAAAGTCTCATTTTGGTTTTCATAATTTATCTATTCGCGGGAGATGCATTCGCTGACCCATGGACGCCATTTCTAACGAATAATCCCTCTACAGATCATGTAAATGGAATTGCCATCGAAGGCAATACCGTCTGGTGCGCGACAGGCGGTGGGGCTGTTAAATGGAATATTCTGTCAGGAACATATACTGTCTATTCCTTTAGCGATCCTTATGAAAATATTATCGGTTTCGGGCCAGCGGCAATTGACTGGAGCGGAACAAAATGGTTTGGAGCAGGTGGAAGGATTTATGCGTATAATGACACTTCCTGGTTTTCATTCACGGGAGATAATACGGCGCTCCTTAAAAAATGGAATGGACCGATTCGTTCCATAGCTGTAGATTCAGTGAATAAACGTGTTATTTTTTCAGCTTATAAAGGTGTATCAGAACTTTCATGTAACCTTGGTCTACTTTCATATAATAACGGAAAATGGGAGGAGTTGGTCAGTATTGGTGGAAGTACATTTTTCACGGCATTATCATCTATAGCTGTGGATATAGTGAAACCGGGGAACATATGGGGCAGTTGTTATCAGGCCTATTTATATTATTTTGAAAATACTGATCAAGGATACACTGTATCCGCGTTGGGAGGTCATACTCTTTATACGTCATCGGTTGCCGTAGATCGTGATGGTAATATATGGGTGACTGTTCCTGATGCCGGAAGTATTGTATTATACGATCGTTATAAGAATAAGCTCATTACATATTCATCGAGTATAACTGGATCATTTAGGGTTCCAAGCAAAGTTGTAATAGATAATAACTCGGTAAAATGGTTCGGGGCCACCGGATCTTTGATCCGATATGATGATAAATCGTGGTCGGTATACACATATATAATAAAGGCCGAATCAGAATCCATGTCAGCTTTAGCTGTTGATGAACATGGAGATGTGTGGATTGGAAGAAGTTATGATTTTAATGGTTATGGCCTCTGGCGGTTTCATCTCCCACAGACCAGAGTTAATGAAGATTCCGTTCTACCC
Encoded proteins:
- a CDS encoding FlgD immunoglobulin-like domain containing protein is translated as MKKSLILVFIIYLFAGDAFADPWTPFLTNNPSTDHVNGIAIEGNTVWCATGGGAVKWNILSGTYTVYSFSDPYENIIGFGPAAIDWSGTKWFGAGGRIYAYNDTSWFSFTGDNTALLKKWNGPIRSIAVDSVNKRVIFSAYKGVSELSCNLGLLSYNNGKWEELVSIGGSTFFTALSSIAVDIVKPGNIWGSCYQAYLYYFENTDQGYTVSALGGHTLYTSSVAVDRDGNIWVTVPDAGSIVLYDRYKNKLITYSSSITGSFRVPSKVVIDNNSVKWFGATGSLIRYDDKSWSVYTYIIKAESESMSALAVDEHGDVWIGRSYDFNGYGLWRFHLPQTRVNEDSVLPQVIKIIGNSPNPFNPSTTISFLLAVTGKTELAVYSSTGQKVRTLISGDQTAGTHSAVWDGQDDSGKAVSSGVYFSRLTIGNQTATGKMLLLR
- a CDS encoding SUMF1/EgtB/PvdO family nonheme iron enzyme, with protein sequence SGQTYISLSDSIDSYNQCWIRYSNNTFSVVLGYEDWPVVSVTWFGSKAFAEYYGWDLPREAEWEYACRSGQSYKYGTNDGKISSFQANYDYYGSVGPYHPVIVGSYRSNSFGLGDMSGNVWEWCSDWYGVYDTLAATDPTGPQSGALKVIRGGGWYGTDWVCRSTYRSPYTPGIGSLMIGFRVVSRQL